The Hevea brasiliensis isolate MT/VB/25A 57/8 chromosome 1, ASM3005281v1, whole genome shotgun sequence genome has a window encoding:
- the LOC110661299 gene encoding protein ASPARTIC PROTEASE IN GUARD CELL 2: MLSLQPLAPVVILLLLLQCSTTAKTISYPDFQFLNIKEAITETKTKPTKTSQYQEPFKNQNGTQTDVKWKLKLLHRDKITSNNSNPFHARIHRDMKRVASLVRRLSGSGTASYTEGDFGAEVVSGMNQGSGEYFVRIGVGSPPKDQYVVIDSGSDIVWVQCQPCTQCYRQTDPVFDPGNSASFIGVSCSSAVCDRVENSGCHAGRCRYEVMYGDGSYTKGTLALETLTFGRTVVRNVAIGCGHSNRGMFIGAAGLLGLGGGSLSLVGQLGGQTGGAFSYCLVSRGTDSSGSLEFGRGAMPVGAAWIPLIRNPRAPSFYYIGLSGLGVGGMKVPISEDVFQLSEMGNGGVVMDTGTAVTRLPSVAYMAFRDAFIAQTGNLPRASGVSIFDTCYNLFGFVSVRVPTVSFYFSGGPILTLPARNFLIPVDDVGTFCFAFAASPSGLSIIGNIQQEGIQISFDGANGFVGFGPNVC, translated from the coding sequence ATGCTATCCCTTCAACCACTTGCCCCAGTGGTGATCCTGCTGCTACTACTACAGTGTAGCACCACAGCCAAAACCATCTCATACCCTGATTTTCAATTCTTGAACATCAAAGAAGCAATCACAGAAACTAAAACTAAGCCTACCAAAACATCCCAATATCAAGAACCGTTCAAGAATCAAAATGGAACTCAAACTGACGTGAAATGGAAGCTAAAACTACTCCATAGAGACAAGATAACTTCCAAcaactccaacccttttcatgcgCGCATACACCGAGACATGAAGAGGGTGGCAAGCCTCGTCCGTCGCCTTTCAGGTTCCGGCACCGCCAGTTATACAGAGGGGGACTTTGGGGCGGAGGTGGTTTCCGGTATGAATCAAGGTAGCGGAGAATATTTTGTTAGAATAGGCGTTGGGAGCCCGCCAAAAGATCAGTACGTGGTTATTGATTCGGGTAGTGATATAGTTTGGGTCCAGTGTCAACCATGCACTCAGTGTTACCGCCAAACCGACCCGGTATTTGACCCGGGTAACTCCGCATCGTTTATAGGGGTCTCTTGTAGCTCTGCGGTTTGTGACAGAGTTGAGAACTCGGGTTGCCATGCGGGTCGTTGTCGGTATGAGGTGATGTATGGTGATGGGTCGTATACCAAGGGGACCCTTGCCCTCGAAACGCTAACTTTCGGGAGGACTGTCGTCCGAAACGTTGCCATCGGGTGCGGGCACAGCAACCGTGGCATGTTTATTGGAGCAGCCGGGTTACTAGGCCTTGGAGGTGGATCCTTATCGCTTGTAGGCCAATTGGGTGGTCAGACAGGTGGTGCATTTAGTTACTGTTTAGTGAGTCGGGGAACCGATTCATCTGGATCATTAGAATTCGGGCGTGGAGCAATGCCAGTGGGTGCTGCTTGGATTCCTTTGATCCGTAACCCACGGGCCCCAAGCTTCTATTACATCGGGCTTTCGGGTCTTGGAGTCGGAGGCATGAAGGTGCCCATATCAGAAGACGTTTTTCAGCTGAGTGAAATGGGGAATGGAGGTGTTGTTATGGACACCGGGACCGCTGTGACTAGGCTTCCTTCGGTGGCTTACATGGCGTTCCGAGATGCTTTTATCGCACAAACCGGAAACCTCCCTCGGGCATCCGGTGTTTCCATATTTGATACTTGTTATAACCTATTCGGGTTCGTGTCAGTTCGGGTCCCAACCGTGTCATTCTACTTTTCGGGCGGGCCAATCCTGACCCTTCCAGCAAGGAACTTTTTAATTCCAGTGGATGATGTGGGGACATTTTGTTTTGCATTTGCAGCATCTCCTTCAGGACTATCCATCATAGGGAACATTCAACAAGAGGGAATTCAGATTTCTTTTGATGGGGCAAATGGGTTTGTGGGGTTTGGCCCCAATGTTTGCTAA
- the LOC110661308 gene encoding helicase-like transcription factor CHR28: MAAMDPIDISSDSDDWFEDDDFDTSPIRRSTESRVLPSWATTAGTDSRRQTPHTSPRREHGSNGSSSSVNDHSFLKSSHRLTTQADDSLYFAGNGNMGQPRTVNSRIANVSGTDYEKLSSQQALKRTLPASFHRSPTNSKPTNLVESGSSSQTRDIYGSMYHLAGPSLTNCKGYMRDHYGRGNYEDVVMYENNGSRTLPPSLMHGKSISSGQFGSSDPAYRPMVGEESVTGNDERLIYQAALEDLNQPKTEATPPDGLLSVPLLRHQKIALAWMLQKETRSLHCLGGILADDQGLGKTVSMIALIQMQKSLESKSKSEDQSNHKPEALNLDDDDENSRPGLVEVKQTGESDDIKSIPEVSTSTRPFKRKRPAAGTLVVCPASILRQWARELDDKVADEAKLTFLVYHGGSRTKDPVELAKYDVILTTYSIVTNEVPKQPLVDEDEVDEKDGEKYGLSSEFSINKKKKKTTNVSKKRKKGRKGIDNSSIDYDCGPLARVTWSRVILDEAQSIKNHRTQVARACCSLRAKRRWCLSGTPIQNAIDDLYSYFRFLRYDPYAVYKSFYSTIKVPISRNSLHGYKKLQAVLRAIMLRRTKGTLIDGEPIIKLPPKSIYLKKVDFSAEERAFYTRLEADSRSKFKAYAAAGTVNQNYANILLMLLRLRQACDHPLLVKGFNSDLFGKVSTEMARRLPNDMVIDLLKCLATSSAICRACNDPPEDPVVTMCGHVFCYQCLSDYLTGDENTCPAPGCKEQLGSDVVFSEATLKSCLSDNHDAGAKHPEFDEKSMVLQHEYFSSKIRAVLEILQSHCQVKSPSPELNRSTGCNGTSTAYLSSSTEGPMKSIVFSQWTSMLDLVEMSLNQYCIQYRRLDGTMTLTARDRAAKDFSTDPEVTVMLMSLKAGNLGLNMVAACHVILLDLWWNPTTEDQAVDRAHRIGQTRPVTVTRLTIKDTVEDRILALQEEKRKMVASAFGEDPSGGSATRLTVEDLKYLFMGRSAPGV; this comes from the exons ATGGCTGCAATGGATCCTATAGATATCAGTTCTGATAGTGATGATTGGtttgaagatgatgactttgatACATCACCTATAAGGAGATCTACTGAGTCTAGGGTTCTTCCATCTTGGGCTACTACGGCAGGCACAGACTCTAGGA GGCAAACTCCACATACTTCTCCCAGAAGAGAACATGGTTCTAATGGGAGCTCATCAAGTGTAAATGATCATTCATTTCTAAAATCTTCACATCGGTTAACTACACAAGCAGATGATTCTTTGTATTTTGCTGGAAATGGGAATATGGGTCAACCTCGGACCGTTAATTCTCGAATTGCTAATGTTTCTGGTACAGATTATGAGAAACTTTCTTCTCAACAAGCTCTGAAGAGGACCCTTCCTGCTTCTTTTCATCGATCTCCAACCAATAGTAAACCAACCAACTTGGTGGAGAGTGGTAGTAGCAGTCAGACTCGTGATATTTATGGAAGCATGTACCATTTGGCAGGGCCAAGTTTAACCAATTGTAAGGGCTATATGAGGGACCATTATGGAAGGGGCAATTATGAGGATGTTGTGATGTATGAAAACAATGGAAGTAGGACACTGCCTCCATCCTTGATGCATGGAAAGTCCATTTCCTCGGGTCAGTTTGGTTCAAGTGACCCTGCTTATCGTCCCATGGTTGGCGAAGAAAGTGTTACAGGGAATGATGAGAGACTGATTTATCAAGCTGCACTGGAG GATCTCAATCAGCCAAAAACTGAAGCTACTCCACCTGATGGTCTGTTGTCTGTGCCTCTTCTAAGACATCAG AAAATTGCATTGGCTTGGATGCTTCAGAAGGAAACAAGAAGCTTGCATTGTCTAGGTGGAATTCTAGCTGATGATCAG GGTCTTGGTAAAACTGTCTCAATGATTGCCCTCATACAAATGCAAAAGTCTTTGGAGTCAAAATCAAAATCAGAAGATCAATCTAATCACAAACCTGAAGCATTGAATTTAGATGACGATGATGAGAATAGCCGTCCTGGTTTGGTTGAAGTCAAGCAGACTGGGGAATCTGATGATATCAAATCAATTCCAGAAGTAAGTACTTCTACCCGGCCATTTAAGAGAAAGAGACCAGCTGCTGGTACTCTGGTTGTGTGTCCAGCGAGTATTCTTCGGCAATGGGCAAGGGAATTGGATGATAAAGTTGCAGATGAAGCTAAGCTTACTTTTCTTGTTTACCATGGAGGTAGTCGGACAAAGGATCCTGTTGAATTGGCTAAGTATGATGTCATTCTGACAACATATTCTATTGTGACTAACGAAGTTCCAAAGCAACCTCTAGTTGATGAGGATGAGGTTGATGAAAAGGATGGGGAGAAGTATGGATTATCTTCTGAATTTTCAattaataagaagaagaagaagacgactAATGttagtaagaaaagaaagaagggtAGGAAGGGAATAGATAATTCCTCTATTGATTATGATTGTGGTCCACTTGCTAGGGTTACTTGGTCTAGGGTGATACTAGATGAAGCCCAATCGATTAAAAATCATCGAACTCAAGTTGCTAGAGCCTGCTGCAGCCTTCGTGCCAAAAGAAGGTGGTGCTTATCCGGAACACCTATTCAAAATGCAATTGATGATTTGTATAGCTATTTCAGGTTTCTCAGATACGATCCTTATGCTGTCTACAAATCTTTTTACTCCACAATAAAGGTTCCAATATCTAGAAATTCACTCCATGGTTACAAGAAACTACAAGCAGTTCTTAGGGCAATAATGCTGCGTCGTACAAAAG GAACATTAATTGATGGGGAGCCCATAATTAAGTTACCTCCAAAATCAATATACTTGAAGAAGGTAGATTTCTCAGCAGAGGAGCGAGCTTTCTATACCCGCCTAGAGGCTGATTCACGTTCTAAATTCAAG GCTTATGCTGCTGCTGGTACAGTGAACCAAAACTATGCAAACATTCTTTTGATGCTTTTGCGACTTCGTCAGGCCTGTGACCACCCTCTTCTTGTTAAAGGTTTTAATTCTGACttgtttggaaaagtttctacAGAAATGGCAAGGAGACTCCCTAATGATATGGTGATTGATCTATTGAAATGCTTGGCTACTTCCTCTGCAATCTGCCGCGCATGCAAT GATCCTCCTGAGGACCCTGTTGTTACCATGTGTGGCCACGTTTTCTGCTATCAATGTCTGTCAGACTACTTGACAGGGGATGAAAATACGTGCCCTGCTCCTGGCTGTAAAGAACAACTTGGTTCTGATGTTGTTTTCTCTGAAGCGACTCTTAAAAGTTGCCTGTCTGATAATCATGATGCTGGTGCTAAGCATCCTGAATTTGATGAAAAATCAATGGTCCTACAGCATGAGTATTTCTCATCAAAAATTAGAGCTGTTCTTGAGATTCTCCAATCTCATTGTCAGGTAAAGAGCCCAAGTCCAGAGCTAAATCGTTCCACAGGATGCAATGGAACTTCAACAGCTTATTTAAGCTCGTCTACTGAAGGACCAATGAAATCAATTGTTTTCTCACAGTGGACTAGCATGTTGGACTTGGTTGAGATGTCATTGAATCAATATTGTATACAGTACAGGAGGCTTGATGGCACAATGACTTTGACTGCTAGAGACAGGGCTGCCAAAGATTTCAGCACTGATCCTGAG GTAACTGTAATGCTAATGTCACTAAAGGCAGGAAATCTTGGCTTGAATATGGTTGCTGCTTGCCATGTTATCCTTCTTGATCTTTGGTGGAATCCTACTACTGAAGATCAAGCTGTAGATCGAGCGCATAGAATTGGTCAGACTCGTCCTGTTACTGTAACTCGACTCACTATTAAAGACACGGTGGAAGATAGAATATTAGCCCTTCAG GAGGAGAAGAGAAAAATGGTTGCATCTGCATTTGGTGAAGATCCAAGTGGTGGCTCAGCTACTCGCTTGACAGTTGAAGATCTCAAGTATCTATTTATGGGACGCAGTGCTCCAGGAGTTTAG
- the LOC110661321 gene encoding uncharacterized protein LOC110661321, with protein sequence MAAFVPIDLSSDSDELIEDDDFDASPIRRSTEFRLLPSWATTAGKNSWCYGWHTEHISPRIAYGSNGFSSSVNDHSLLNSSRWLTTKADHSLYFMGNGNMGQNLDIYGSTYHLARPSLTNSKGYMRDHYGRHIYEDFLMYENNGRRKLPPKQKAMVELTEKEEVAVAMLKSMVQKDTYGVARLVEDEVSHWFKTVVSGAESELEEEVMAKDVEKATFAEKVKARKRVRSAAAAAGTSGKKAKTQATVVILRDRADSQLRPVGTAGLKPSTSRPEIGPIDPLPSQKGSDVN encoded by the exons ATGGCTGCATTTGTTCCTATAGATTTAAGTTCTGATAGTGATGAGTTGATAGAAGATGATGACTTTGATGCGTCACCTATAAGGAGATCTACTGAGTTTAGGCTTCTTCCATCTTGGGCTACTACAGCAGGCAAAAACTCTTGGT GCTATGGCTGGCATACTGAACATATATCTCCCAGAATAGCATATGGTTCTAATGGGTTCTCATCAAGTGTAAATGATCATTCATTGCTAAATTCTTCACGTTGGCTAACTACAAAAGCTGATCATTCTCTATATTTTATGGGGAATGGGAATATGGGTCAGAATCTTGATATCTATGGAAGCACGTACCATTTGGCAAGGCCAAGTTTAACCAATAGTAAGGGCTATATGAGGGACCATTATGGAAGGCACATTTATGAGGATTTTTTGATGTATGAAAACAACGGAAGAAGGAAACTACCCCCAAAGCAGAAGGCCATGGTCGAACTAACTGAGAAAGAAGAGGTTGCCGTGGCGATGCTGAAAAGTATGGTCCAAAAAGATACATACGGGGTTGCTCGATTGGTGGAGGATGAAGTGTCGCACTGGTTCAAGACAGTGGTGTCAGGAGCTGAGTCTGAGTTAGAGGAAGAGg TAATGGCTAAGGACGTAGAGAAAGCTACCTTTGCTGAGAAGGTGAAGGCCCGAAAGAGGGTGAGGTCTGCAGCCGCTGCTGCTGGGACGTCTGGCAAGAAGGCGAAGACACAAGCAACGGTGGTCATTCTAAGAGACCGAGCTGACTCCCAACTACGCCCAGTTGGCACGGCAGGGCTCAAACCAAGCACTTCCCGACCTGAGATTGGTCCTATTGATCCGCTACCTTCCCAAAAAGGGAGTGATGTCAATTGA
- the LOC110662360 gene encoding SART-1 family protein DOT2, translating to MVMIAAFQPLRISSLEGIYSPSPKLINFALHFTLSFPSSSFIPRQRLAIETSPICSPLRASATLEDERIKKNSEVGLEVLGWANRSHKLEEKKNAEKEKAKHLSQIFDEQMTPREAFRMISHKFHGKGPGKMKQEKRMKQYQEELKLKQMKNSDTPSLSVDQMREAQVEHFLGIKRTVEHGKYNTQKKPKTVYGT from the exons ATGGTTATGATTGCTGCTTTCCAG CCACTACGAATCAGCTCATTGGAAGGAATTTACAGCCCCAGCCCAAAATTAATTAACTTTGCCTTACATTTCACGCTCTCCTTCCCATCTTCTTCCTTCATTCCCCGTCAGAGGCTTGCCATCGAAACAAGCCCTATTTGCTCGCCTCTACGAGCTTCTGCAACACTAGAG GATGAAAGGATAAAGAAAAATTCAGAAGTTGGTTTGGAGGTTTTAGGATGGGCTAATAGAAGTCATAAACTTGAGGAGAAAAAGAATGCTGAAAAGGAGAAAGCTAAGCACCTCTCACAAATTTTTGATGAGCAG ATGACTCCCAGGGAAGCCTTTAGGATGATTTCTCATAAATTCCATGGAAAGGGGCCTGGCAAAATGAAACAAGAAAAGCGCATGAAGCAATACCAAGAAGAATTGAAGTTGAAGCAAATGAAAAATTCAGATACACCATCACTGTCTGTGGATCAGATGAGGGAAGCCCAG gttgaGCACTTCTTGGGAATAAAACGCACGGTGGAGCATGGGAAATATAACACACAAAAGAAGCCTAAAACAGTTTATGGAACTTAG